The region TCGGAAAGGTGCGCAGTGATCGTCAAGCCCCGGTCGATACCCACGGTCTCACCGTTGCCAGGTGCCTCGATCGGCTCGGGGATCACGGCGAACGCAACGTGCCACTGACCGTTGTGGCAGGTCACCCGAAACGTTTTCGCGTCCGGCGGTTGGCGGCGGGAGAGCCGGAACCGTACCCATCCGCAGCCTGGGCTTTGACTTGTGCCCAGTGTTTGTTGAGTTTCCGCACCACCACCGAGCGGGACATCACCTGCTTGCCCTTGCCGTTGAGCAGCGGTGTTCCGTCGTCTCGGCAGGCTGGTACCCGGTCGGTTCCGATCACTCGGAAGCCTTCGTGCTTGTGCTTCTTGCGCCAAGTCGGCTCACCGAAACCAGCGCTGAACCGAGCTTGCTTGGCGTAGGCGAAGTCCTTGAGCGCTTGCTGCTGCACATCCACGTTCCCAGCGCGCAACCACTCGCTGGCAGCGCGGGCTTCAGTGAGCTGCTTGCACTGCTCGGCAAACCCGGGAGCGGACCTGCGGCCCTTCTGCCAGTGCGAATGCTGCTCCACGGCGAGGTTCCATACGTACCTCGCGTGCGCGCAGTGCAACAGCATCTGCTGCTCCTGCACTGCGGTGGGGTACATGCGGAACCTTGCCATGATCACAATCTGTCATGCTTGACCATGACAGATTTGGAAGGGTTGATCTCCGCGCCGCAAGCCGCTGCGCTGCTCGGAGTCACCCGCGCGACGCTGTACCGCTACGCCAGCACCTACGACGACTTCCCGGAGCCGGTGAAGATCGGCCGCACCGTCCTCTACCAACCCAACGAGCTGACAGCGTGGAGACACGATCACCCGGCCATCCAAAAACGCCCGGTCGATTCACCCCCGCCCTAACAGACG is a window of Saccharopolyspora erythraea NRRL 2338 DNA encoding:
- a CDS encoding helix-turn-helix domain-containing protein → MYPTAVQEQQMLLHCAHARYVWNLAVEQHSHWQKGRRSAPGFAEQCKQLTEARAASEWLRAGNVDVQQQALKDFAYAKQARFSAGFGEPTWRKKHKHEGFRVIGTDRVPACRDDGTPLLNGKGKQVMSRSVVVRKLNKHWAQVKAQAADGYGSGSPAANRRTRKRFG
- a CDS encoding helix-turn-helix transcriptional regulator produces the protein MTDLEGLISAPQAAALLGVTRATLYRYASTYDDFPEPVKIGRTVLYQPNELTAWRHDHPAIQKRPVDSPPP